In the genome of Candidatus Zixiibacteriota bacterium, one region contains:
- a CDS encoding penicillin-binding protein activator → MRLASLRRVTLWLVAILLLAMAASYAVTDQIDPPEATSEFAKGKRLLREGDWWGAASTFERLAGQYPQSTDLDQFVFHRAKAKYYLGELSDAIAGFSHFLTKFPNSPEQPHARFFLANAFYRKGDIDRALDQYMAAYGTSRDSQLDQLLIRSVTALFQNAGAISIDEQEFDELSSDKKCRLVKPLLPILMSHDQIATAKTFASHCDETLDLTQYRTEVRNRNKALEVAMLLPLSGDLQSYGEDIYNGAVIAAEIMRDQSDSEIRIVPYDTKGNPIDAARIIGEFTHSAIDAVIGPLTSEAAAVASARLGRSDIPLLIPAATQAGLTLLSESSFQLSPNIELEGIRMAEYAVSVLEADSTALITSTSAEHLHSSRAFVRRFEELGGTIVAVEYYRSRDKDFGPYIRDIKAILLGATPDSAFYVNARGDTIDVDGLPAYIDCLYLPGGQKQIRLLLPQIHFYNLTGAYLGSDQWGEESIYRLGDDITKQAVFPSPFLTGGQTEGYLEFAAAYDARYGEQPRRLANLGYDALTLIGRAHNSGAENPLTVSEYLKTVRNYDGASGKVSFGSNRENVEMPLYRIVGGEAIPMVSDRGQVSDTTD, encoded by the coding sequence TTGCGGCTCGCTAGCCTGCGACGAGTGACTCTCTGGCTGGTGGCGATACTGTTGCTGGCCATGGCTGCTTCTTACGCCGTTACGGATCAGATTGATCCGCCGGAAGCAACCAGTGAGTTTGCTAAAGGCAAGCGCCTTCTTCGCGAGGGTGACTGGTGGGGTGCAGCCTCTACATTCGAACGATTAGCCGGGCAGTATCCACAGTCCACAGATCTCGATCAATTTGTTTTTCACCGGGCCAAAGCCAAGTACTATTTGGGCGAATTGAGCGATGCTATCGCCGGTTTCAGTCATTTCCTGACAAAATTCCCAAATTCACCAGAACAGCCTCACGCTCGTTTTTTCCTGGCTAATGCATTCTATCGCAAAGGGGATATCGACCGTGCTCTTGATCAATACATGGCCGCTTATGGAACGAGCCGTGATAGCCAGCTTGATCAACTGTTGATTCGGTCGGTGACCGCACTTTTTCAGAATGCAGGGGCTATCTCGATTGACGAGCAGGAATTTGATGAGCTATCAAGCGACAAGAAATGCCGTCTGGTGAAGCCATTGTTGCCTATCCTCATGTCTCACGATCAGATTGCTACCGCCAAGACTTTTGCCAGTCATTGCGATGAGACGTTGGACCTGACCCAGTATCGCACTGAAGTCCGGAATCGCAACAAGGCACTTGAGGTTGCTATGCTTCTTCCGCTCTCAGGAGACCTTCAATCCTACGGGGAAGATATATATAATGGAGCCGTCATTGCCGCCGAAATAATGCGTGATCAATCGGACAGCGAGATTCGGATAGTGCCATACGATACCAAGGGGAATCCAATCGACGCGGCTCGTATCATTGGTGAGTTCACTCACTCAGCGATTGATGCCGTCATAGGACCGCTCACTAGTGAGGCGGCGGCGGTTGCTTCGGCGAGGTTGGGGAGGAGTGATATCCCGCTTCTGATCCCGGCGGCTACTCAGGCCGGGCTGACCCTGCTGTCGGAATCATCTTTTCAATTGTCGCCTAATATCGAGCTTGAGGGGATTCGCATGGCAGAATACGCGGTCTCGGTATTGGAGGCCGATTCTACCGCTTTGATTACATCCACATCCGCGGAACATCTGCACTCCAGTCGCGCCTTTGTACGGCGATTTGAAGAACTCGGTGGCACTATAGTAGCTGTTGAGTATTATCGTTCCCGCGATAAGGATTTCGGCCCTTACATTCGGGATATCAAGGCTATCCTCCTCGGTGCCACACCCGACTCAGCTTTCTATGTCAATGCCCGGGGCGACACGATTGATGTCGATGGCCTTCCGGCGTATATTGATTGTCTTTACCTTCCCGGTGGACAGAAGCAGATTCGACTGTTACTACCTCAGATACATTTCTACAACCTCACCGGTGCCTATCTCGGTTCCGATCAATGGGGGGAAGAATCCATCTATCGTTTGGGGGATGACATCACCAAGCAGGCAGTGTTTCCATCCCCTTTTCTCACCGGAGGTCAGACAGAAGGGTATCTTGAGTTTGCGGCTGCCTACGATGCGCGCTACGGCGAACAACCACGACGGCTGGCGAACCTCGGATACGATGCCCTGACTTTGATTGGCCGTGCTCATAACTCAGGGGCGGAAAATCCGTTGACTGTTTCGGAGTATTTGAAAACGGTAAGGAATTACGACGGTGCATCGGGAAAAGTCAGTTTTGGCTCCAATCGTGAGAATGTCGAAATGCCGCTCTATCGCATTGTAGGTGGCGAAGCGATTCCGATGGTTTCAGACCGTGGGCAGGTCTCGGACACGACCGATTGA